A part of Larkinella insperata genomic DNA contains:
- a CDS encoding DUF4249 domain-containing protein, with the protein MKNTHICGFSILHVILFGLLLLGLTSCEDPIDINLATGPSQLAVDGWLTNQPGPQTIRLMRTAGYFDAAQPPAALGATVIVADEDSVIHEFVDLKGNGNYVWTPKNGETFGKIGKKYLLGIRYEGQEYYAISQMQPVPPIDSLVFREEKLNPVSSETGFQAEFYATDLPGQGDYYWIRTYHNGKRLDGTNNIVVSYNGSFNGSADTDGLLFIQPIRWAINPEDLYQMNDSVRVEVLSITPDAFYFFQQLSTQINNGGLFASPPANVPTNVVNRNASGPKAVGFFGISALSSKTAKVEPANIRPSDD; encoded by the coding sequence ATGAAAAATACCCATATATGCGGTTTCTCGATCCTTCATGTGATCTTGTTCGGCCTGCTACTACTGGGCCTGACTTCCTGTGAAGACCCGATCGACATTAACCTGGCGACCGGTCCGTCGCAACTGGCCGTTGATGGCTGGCTGACCAACCAGCCCGGCCCGCAGACAATCCGGCTTATGCGTACCGCCGGTTATTTTGATGCCGCCCAGCCCCCGGCGGCTCTGGGCGCTACGGTCATTGTAGCCGACGAAGACTCGGTTATTCACGAGTTTGTTGATCTGAAAGGCAACGGCAATTACGTCTGGACGCCCAAAAACGGCGAGACGTTCGGCAAAATTGGTAAGAAGTATCTGTTGGGCATCCGTTACGAAGGGCAGGAGTATTACGCCATTTCCCAGATGCAGCCCGTTCCGCCCATTGATTCCCTGGTTTTCCGGGAAGAAAAATTGAATCCGGTTTCGAGCGAAACGGGTTTTCAGGCTGAATTTTACGCCACCGACCTGCCCGGCCAGGGCGATTACTACTGGATTCGTACGTACCACAACGGCAAAAGACTCGACGGCACAAACAACATCGTGGTTTCCTACAACGGTTCGTTCAATGGGTCGGCGGATACCGATGGGCTGCTGTTTATTCAGCCGATCCGGTGGGCCATCAATCCCGAAGACCTGTACCAGATGAACGATTCGGTCCGGGTTGAAGTGTTGTCCATTACGCCGGATGCATTTTATTTCTTCCAGCAACTAAGCACCCAGATTAACAACGGCGGTTTGTTTGCGTCTCCGCCGGCCAACGTGCCCACCAACGTCGTCAACCGTAACGCCAGCGGTCCGAAAGCCGTGGGATTCTTCGGTATCTCGGCCCTGAGCAGCAAAACCGCCAAGGTTGAACCGGCGAACATTCGGCCGAGTGACGATTAA
- a CDS encoding TonB-dependent receptor, whose translation MKQFLQGCLLLLLTSTVLRAQETAGAAPTTRRVSGQGTVSGYIKDAANGEGLIGVSVFVKETETGITTNSYGFYSLTLPAGTYTLTYTYVGFARETRTVDLTGENVRLNIELQEEGRDLQEVTVSTRREDDNVKSVAMSVNTVEMKTIQKMPALLGEVDVIRSIQLLPGVSTVGEGATGFNVRGGNVDQNLVLLDEAPVYNSSHLFGFFSVFNPDAVKDVKLVKGGIPALYGGRVSSILDVRMKEGNSKRTTVSGGIGLIFSRLTLEQPLFKDKNGQARGSFIIAGRRSYADVLAKPFLTGDLKGSRFFFYDLTAKANYRINDKNTIYASGYLGRDVFGADFGFNWGNTTTSLRWNHVFSDKLFLNTTAFYSNYDYLLDSDLKRTNQKDFFNWKSGIVNYSLKPDFTLFLKNNTLTFGGQAIIYDFRPGEANAASGGEVRSFGLESKYALESALYIGNEQQVSRRLQLQYGLRYSLYNYLGPGEAYEFQTNVPAGQRRFPVSTTRYDRNEVIQTYGNWEPRFSAKYELNDISSLKVSYNRLAQYLHLVSNTTASTPLDVWTPSTNNIKPQIADQIAGGYFRNFGQTGTEFEASVELYYKWLQNQVDYIDGAELLLNKYLEGDLLNGKGRAYGAEFYLKKNRGDLTGWISYTLAKTERFVDGINNNRWFPTRFDKRHTLNAVALYDLNKRWSFSASFAFATGTPGTFPTNGYLFQNVLVGIVNGRNNYRIPPYHRIDLSATLYNRKKRPDQKWESNWVFSVYNAYGRKNPFSVFFRQAEEKRTVMLNGEPAQIPVAEAVRYSVFATLIPSATYNFKF comes from the coding sequence ATGAAACAATTCTTACAAGGATGCCTCCTGCTGCTGCTGACCAGCACGGTTCTGCGGGCGCAGGAAACAGCCGGTGCTGCCCCAACGACCCGGCGCGTGAGTGGACAGGGAACGGTGAGCGGTTACATTAAAGATGCGGCCAACGGCGAAGGATTAATCGGTGTCTCGGTGTTTGTCAAAGAAACGGAGACCGGCATTACGACCAATTCATACGGCTTTTATTCCCTCACGCTCCCGGCTGGTACCTATACGTTAACGTATACCTACGTCGGTTTTGCCAGAGAAACCCGCACCGTCGATCTGACGGGCGAGAACGTACGACTCAATATCGAATTGCAGGAGGAAGGACGCGACCTCCAGGAAGTAACCGTTTCGACCAGACGTGAAGACGATAACGTAAAGAGCGTAGCCATGAGCGTTAATACGGTCGAAATGAAGACGATCCAGAAAATGCCGGCCCTGCTGGGGGAAGTTGACGTTATCCGGAGCATTCAGCTGCTGCCGGGCGTTTCGACGGTGGGCGAGGGCGCGACGGGCTTTAACGTCCGGGGCGGCAACGTTGACCAGAACCTGGTATTGCTGGATGAAGCACCGGTTTATAACTCTTCGCACCTGTTCGGTTTCTTCTCGGTCTTCAATCCCGATGCGGTGAAAGACGTGAAGCTGGTGAAAGGCGGGATTCCGGCCCTGTACGGCGGGCGGGTTTCGTCCATTCTGGATGTCCGGATGAAGGAAGGAAATTCCAAGCGAACCACGGTATCGGGTGGTATCGGCCTAATTTTTAGCCGGTTGACGCTGGAGCAGCCGCTCTTCAAAGATAAAAACGGGCAGGCCCGGGGTTCATTCATCATTGCGGGTCGCCGGTCGTACGCTGACGTGCTGGCCAAACCGTTTCTGACGGGCGATTTGAAAGGCTCCCGGTTTTTCTTCTACGACCTGACGGCCAAAGCCAACTACCGCATCAACGACAAAAATACCATTTACGCATCCGGTTATCTGGGGCGCGATGTGTTCGGCGCCGATTTTGGCTTTAACTGGGGCAATACCACCACGAGCCTGCGCTGGAACCACGTCTTTAGCGACAAGCTGTTTTTGAACACAACGGCTTTCTACAGCAACTACGATTACCTGCTGGACAGCGACCTGAAACGCACCAATCAGAAAGACTTTTTCAACTGGAAATCGGGCATTGTCAACTACAGCCTCAAACCCGACTTTACGCTGTTTCTGAAAAACAACACGCTGACGTTCGGTGGGCAGGCCATTATCTACGACTTCCGGCCGGGCGAAGCCAACGCGGCCAGCGGGGGAGAAGTGCGGTCGTTTGGGCTGGAAAGCAAGTATGCCCTGGAAAGTGCGCTCTACATCGGCAACGAGCAGCAGGTTTCCCGGCGGTTGCAGTTGCAGTACGGCCTGCGGTATTCGCTGTATAATTACCTCGGCCCCGGCGAAGCTTACGAATTTCAAACCAATGTGCCCGCGGGTCAGCGCCGGTTCCCGGTTTCAACCACGAGGTATGATCGTAACGAAGTGATTCAGACCTACGGAAACTGGGAACCCCGGTTTTCGGCCAAGTACGAGTTGAATGACATTAGCTCGCTGAAAGTCAGCTACAACCGGCTGGCGCAGTACCTGCACTTGGTATCGAACACAACGGCTTCGACTCCGCTGGACGTCTGGACCCCATCGACCAACAACATCAAACCACAGATTGCCGACCAGATTGCCGGGGGCTATTTCCGGAACTTTGGCCAAACCGGAACGGAATTTGAGGCTTCGGTGGAACTCTACTACAAGTGGTTGCAGAATCAGGTCGATTACATCGACGGCGCCGAACTGCTGCTCAACAAATACCTCGAAGGTGACCTGCTGAACGGCAAGGGGCGGGCGTATGGGGCCGAGTTTTACCTGAAAAAAAACCGGGGCGACCTGACCGGCTGGATAAGCTACACGCTTGCGAAAACCGAACGCTTCGTGGACGGCATTAACAACAACCGCTGGTTTCCGACGCGCTTTGACAAGCGGCACACCCTGAATGCCGTGGCCTTGTACGACCTCAATAAACGCTGGAGTTTCTCGGCATCTTTCGCGTTTGCAACCGGTACACCCGGCACGTTCCCGACCAACGGCTATCTTTTTCAAAATGTGTTAGTTGGCATCGTGAACGGACGCAACAACTACCGCATTCCGCCGTACCACCGGATCGATTTGTCGGCAACGCTGTACAACCGCAAGAAACGCCCCGATCAGAAGTGGGAAAGTAACTGGGTCTTCTCGGTTTACAACGCTTACGGACGCAAAAACCCGTTTTCCGTCTTTTTCCGGCAGGCCGAAGAAAAACGCACCGTCATGCTGAACGGCGAACCGGCGCAGATTCCAGTCGCCGAGGCCGTCCGGTATTCGGTGTTCGCTACCCTGATTCCGTCAGCAACTTACAATTTCAAGTTCTAA